The following coding sequences are from one Homalodisca vitripennis isolate AUS2020 chromosome 7, UT_GWSS_2.1, whole genome shotgun sequence window:
- the LOC124366496 gene encoding piggyBac transposable element-derived protein 3-like — MAYLSLAGKTIVLFTVASTSYGIEPIASVKRFSQSEKKYLHIQQPFVIKQYNHHMGGTDLMDEDISTHRIGIRGKKWWWPLFTWLIDLGTTNAWRLLRLSGNKMTKLTFRREIVQCYLTRLQDSSSSSRPKYFKKGLRCKK, encoded by the coding sequence atGGCATATTTGTCGCTCGCTGGAAAGACAATAGTGTTGTTTACAGTCGCATCGACATCATATGGTATTGAGCCTATTGCTAGTGTGAAGCGCTTCTCTCAGTCAGAAAAGAAATATCTCCACATTCAACAACCCTTTGTGATAAAACAGTATAATCACCACATGGGAGGGACGGACCTTATGGATGAGGACATAAGCACCCACAGAATTGGGATCAGGGGAAAGAAGTGGTGGTGGCCTTTGTTTACATGGCTTATAGATCTGGGCACCACTAATGCTTGGCGACTTCTCAGATTGTCAGGGAACAAAATGACAAAACTGACATTTAGAAGAGAAATAGTTCAATGCTACTTAACAAGGTTACAAGACTCCTCCAGCTCTTCCCGGCCCAAGTACTTCAAGAAAGGTCTTcgttgcaaaaaataa